From the genome of Methanosarcinales archaeon, one region includes:
- a CDS encoding YbhB/YbcL family Raf kinase inhibitor-like protein — protein sequence METLSIYSDVFEDGATLSSTYTCDGDDISPAISWEGVPAGTASMALIMDDPDAPGRTFVHWVIYNIPARSGGLPSGVAKNNTLDDGSLQGKNDFAKIGYSGPGGRSWASTGGNLFL from the coding sequence ATGGAAACGTTATCCATTTATTCAGATGTATTCGAGGATGGAGCCACTTTATCATCTACATATACCTGTGATGGGGATGACATATCTCCTGCCATTTCATGGGAAGGAGTCCCTGCTGGCACTGCATCCATGGCTCTTATAATGGACGATCCGGATGCACCAGGCAGAACATTCGTCCACTGGGTGATCTATAATATACCAGCCCGAAGTGGCGGACTTCCATCAGGAGTGGCTAAGAATAATACTCTGGATGACGGCTCGCTTCAGGGAAAGAATGACTTTGCCAAGATTGGTTACAGCGGCCCGGGGGGGAGATCATGGGCAAGTACGGGCGGTAATTTATTTCTCTGA
- a CDS encoding cation:proton antiporter: protein MINVLNDFAIIFGLSVVIVFLFHKLRIVPIVGYLITGVLIGPSVLGLVNDQVLIELFAEIGVILLLFTIGIEFSLKELIKSRRLVIMGGGLQVSLTTAVVTVIAMAAGQPLGLAIFLGFMVALSSTAIVLKILSERGEVESPYGKVSISILIFQDLSIILMILLVPVLAGTAGTSFKGMVLSFMTAIFVIGLVLVAGRFLVPAVLYQLVKTRNRELFLLGIVVICLGTAMLTSLAGLSLAIGAFLVGLIISESEFSHQALSEILPLRDIFNSLFFISIGMLLDMRFVLDNVPIILLVVFSIIVIKFILSFSTSALLGYPMHTAILVGLALAQIGEFSFVLSLIGLQTGLLDNGIYQLFLASAILTMMNTPFMIQSGPSIEERISRMNLPFFSNRIEETHPDVALENHVVIAGYGMNGRNLSRVLSTIKIPYIVVEMNPETVISEKSKGTPIIYGDASKEEVLKQTNINKARVMVVAISDAAHTRMMVETARKLNPAIYIIARIRYISELKELYKLGADEVIPEEFETSIEIFSRVLSKYLIPMDEIQKNVEIVRMDGYEMFRDIYHKPRSIDDLKNHLTDIEIETLSVKSGSAVAGKTLAELELRKKCGFTALAIKRGNEIINNPQGEEKLNEDDVVFLMGHRERLFEIIPLFSSEK from the coding sequence ATTATTAACGTATTAAATGATTTTGCCATCATCTTTGGGCTATCAGTAGTAATTGTCTTCTTATTTCATAAATTGCGCATAGTTCCTATTGTGGGATATCTTATTACCGGTGTGCTGATCGGTCCTTCTGTTTTGGGGCTGGTAAATGATCAGGTTTTGATCGAACTGTTTGCCGAGATTGGTGTTATTTTGCTCTTATTCACCATCGGGATTGAATTTTCTTTGAAAGAACTCATTAAATCCAGACGATTGGTAATTATGGGGGGAGGTTTGCAGGTTTCACTTACAACGGCAGTCGTTACTGTTATTGCAATGGCAGCAGGACAACCTCTGGGTCTGGCAATCTTTCTTGGATTTATGGTAGCCCTGAGCAGTACAGCCATAGTGCTTAAGATCCTGTCAGAAAGAGGTGAAGTGGAAAGTCCTTATGGCAAGGTCTCAATAAGCATTTTGATCTTTCAGGATCTGAGTATAATCTTAATGATCTTACTGGTCCCGGTCCTTGCCGGGACTGCAGGGACGTCATTCAAGGGAATGGTGCTCTCTTTTATGACAGCCATATTTGTGATCGGTCTGGTGCTGGTGGCTGGAAGGTTCCTGGTACCTGCCGTATTATACCAGCTTGTTAAGACCCGGAACAGGGAACTGTTTCTCCTGGGAATAGTAGTGATCTGTCTGGGCACGGCTATGCTGACATCGTTGGCAGGGCTTTCTCTTGCCATCGGTGCGTTTCTCGTTGGATTGATTATCTCAGAATCGGAATTCTCCCATCAGGCATTGAGTGAAATCCTGCCCCTGAGAGATATCTTCAACAGTCTGTTCTTTATTTCCATAGGTATGCTCCTGGATATGAGATTTGTACTGGATAATGTTCCAATTATTCTTCTGGTGGTCTTCTCTATTATTGTTATTAAATTCATATTGAGCTTCTCTACTTCAGCTCTGTTGGGATATCCCATGCATACTGCTATTTTGGTAGGACTTGCTCTTGCCCAGATCGGTGAGTTCTCATTTGTGCTCTCATTAATCGGTTTGCAGACAGGACTGCTTGATAATGGAATCTATCAGTTGTTCCTGGCTTCTGCTATCCTGACTATGATGAACACACCCTTTATGATCCAGTCCGGGCCATCCATTGAAGAGAGGATTTCCCGAATGAACCTACCATTTTTTAGCAATAGAATTGAGGAAACTCACCCGGATGTTGCACTTGAAAACCATGTGGTCATTGCAGGTTATGGCATGAACGGACGAAATCTTTCAAGGGTCCTATCTACAATAAAAATTCCTTATATAGTGGTTGAGATGAACCCGGAGACGGTAATTTCTGAAAAAAGCAAAGGTACACCGATAATTTATGGTGATGCTTCAAAGGAAGAAGTCCTCAAACAGACAAATATAAACAAAGCCAGGGTGATGGTAGTGGCAATATCTGATGCCGCACATACCAGGATGATGGTTGAAACGGCACGAAAACTCAATCCTGCCATCTATATAATAGCACGTATACGCTATATCAGTGAATTGAAAGAACTGTATAAGCTGGGTGCTGATGAGGTCATTCCCGAGGAGTTCGAAACGTCCATTGAAATATTTTCCCGGGTACTTTCAAAGTATCTTATCCCCATGGATGAGATCCAGAAGAACGTGGAAATTGTACGCATGGACGGTTATGAGATGTTCAGGGACATTTATCATAAACCCAGGTCCATTGATGACCTTAAAAATCACTTAACCGATATTGAGATTGAGACATTGAGTGTCAAATCCGGATCAGCAGTAGCAGGTAAGACACTGGCTGAACTTGAACTCAGAAAAAAATGCGGATTTACTGCTCTTGCCATTAAGAGAGGAAATGAAATTATCAATAATCCCCAGGGAGAAGAAAAACTCAATGAAGACGATGTTGTTTTCCTCATGGGACACAGAGAAAGGCTCTTTGAAATAATCCCGCTTTTCTCCTCAGAGAAATAA
- the cbiM gene encoding cobalt transporter CbiM: MHIPDGLIPFPQYIIYWLLVLPPVYLSLKWARQELDEMKTPLLAVLAAGIFAIQAINLPIGMGTSGHMVGAVLAAIILGSPYAGLLLITLVLVVQAFVFYDGGITTLGANIFNMGLVSSWSGYYTYRWLEGRLGTVKASFAGAWVGLFLSAIVATFQIFLAGAFPLVEALVVMGTFHAVIGLVGEGFITAIVVKSIMVSRPDIMKLEQRKPLSKNMQLIGIAIVFILAIAAPYIASTNPDGLEQAMIHIMGEEQAANLETSIQYSAPMADYSIPGLGRAGEVGAVAIGTLILLGVGLLLAKLIRTKQDVRIMDLEENVTGKGTENENGWVSQDRDWGTPYIIETRNLVHGYHSSSTKALNGIDFCVRSGERIVLLGANGAGKSTLFKHLNGILKPASGEVLIKGKSIDKTNIKEVRRTVGVVFQDPDDQIFSPTVAQDVAFGPMNLGLPEKEIKRRVKRALEMVRLTGYEDRAPHHLSGGEKKRVAIAGILAMKPEVLILDEPTTGLDPGAAARLMRLIMKMNSNLGITIIIATHEVDLVPDFAQRICVLSAGKIIGEGTPAEIFSRPDLIAKTHLRLPLVAQLMEQLRAADLDVEVELTIDGAKSEILKAAGR, from the coding sequence TTGCACATACCAGACGGACTTATTCCATTCCCGCAGTACATTATATATTGGTTACTTGTGCTGCCGCCTGTGTATCTTTCCCTTAAATGGGCCAGGCAGGAACTGGACGAGATGAAAACGCCACTGCTGGCAGTGCTGGCAGCCGGGATATTTGCCATCCAGGCCATTAATCTGCCTATTGGAATGGGTACCAGCGGGCATATGGTAGGGGCTGTGCTGGCTGCTATCATCCTGGGTTCCCCCTATGCTGGGCTACTATTGATCACACTTGTCCTGGTAGTACAGGCGTTCGTGTTCTATGACGGCGGAATTACCACACTGGGAGCCAACATATTTAATATGGGACTGGTAAGCAGCTGGTCCGGATATTATACATACCGCTGGCTGGAAGGCAGGCTGGGTACTGTAAAGGCCTCATTTGCCGGGGCCTGGGTGGGTCTGTTTCTTTCTGCGATTGTAGCAACGTTTCAAATATTTCTTGCAGGGGCATTTCCATTGGTTGAAGCACTCGTGGTTATGGGTACATTCCATGCAGTCATCGGTTTGGTAGGGGAGGGATTCATAACAGCCATTGTTGTAAAATCAATTATGGTATCCCGACCAGATATAATGAAGTTGGAACAACGAAAACCATTATCAAAAAACATGCAGTTGATAGGTATAGCCATTGTATTTATTTTAGCTATTGCAGCTCCATATATAGCATCCACAAATCCGGACGGACTGGAGCAAGCCATGATACACATCATGGGAGAGGAACAGGCAGCTAACCTGGAAACTTCCATCCAGTACAGTGCACCCATGGCTGATTATTCCATACCTGGCCTGGGGCGGGCCGGAGAGGTAGGAGCGGTAGCTATAGGAACATTGATTTTATTAGGAGTAGGTCTTCTGCTTGCAAAGTTAATTAGGACAAAACAGGATGTCCGTATCATGGATCTTGAGGAAAATGTGACTGGAAAAGGGACTGAAAATGAGAACGGCTGGGTGTCACAAGATAGGGATTGGGGTACACCCTATATTATAGAAACAAGGAACCTGGTGCATGGTTACCACAGCAGTTCAACCAAAGCCTTGAACGGTATCGATTTTTGCGTAAGATCTGGGGAGAGAATAGTGCTGCTTGGTGCCAACGGGGCTGGGAAATCCACATTGTTCAAACATTTGAACGGGATATTGAAACCCGCTTCCGGAGAGGTGCTTATTAAGGGGAAGTCCATCGATAAAACCAACATCAAGGAAGTGCGCAGGACAGTTGGTGTAGTATTCCAGGACCCTGATGACCAGATCTTCTCACCCACAGTAGCCCAGGATGTAGCTTTCGGACCCATGAACCTTGGACTACCAGAAAAAGAAATTAAACGCAGAGTAAAGAGAGCACTTGAGATGGTACGGCTTACAGGTTATGAGGACAGAGCTCCACACCATCTAAGCGGTGGAGAGAAGAAGCGCGTGGCCATTGCAGGTATCCTGGCTATGAAACCAGAGGTCCTTATATTGGATGAACCTACCACTGGCCTTGATCCGGGAGCGGCAGCCAGGCTTATGCGGCTTATAATGAAAATGAACAGTAATCTCGGTATTACAATAATTATTGCCACCCATGAAGTTGATCTTGTTCCCGATTTTGCCCAAAGGATATGTGTATTATCTGCTGGCAAGATCATAGGAGAAGGAACACCTGCAGAGATATTCAGCCGTCCGGATCTTATAGCGAAAACACATTTGAGACTTCCATTGGTAGCCCAGTTAATGGAGCAGCTAAGGGCGGCTGACCTTGATGTGGAAGTGGAACTTACCATTGACGGGGCAAAAAGTGAAATATTAAAAGCAGCAGGCCGGTAG